The following is a genomic window from Ancylothrix sp. D3o.
GGTTGAATTTGGCAACGTTTAATATTAGAAATCAGCATTCCGATTCGTTTGCTGATAACTTCGTTACATAATAATAATTGAGGTTGTAAACTTTTCCAAGCAAAGATGCTTTTGCCGCCTGGGGCTGCACACATATCAAATATAATATTAACCGGCTCTTTTATGCTTAATAAGCTAGATGCGGCAAAAACTGAGGAGAAGTCTAGGCAGTAATAATATCCTTGTTCGTGGAGGGGGTGTTTGCCTGGTTTTTCTGTGGGGGAAAGACGATCTATAAAATGGGGTTGCCAGGATAGTGCCGGTGCTGTTTCAAAGGGTAAGGTTTGGGGTTTTTCTTGAGTCCAAAGAATGCAGGGATTAAATTTTTTTGGGGTGAGGAGTGAGTGGATAAAGGTTTCTTGTTCGCCGGTGTCGGTGAAGAGTTGCCGGCTGAGTTTGAGGAGGAGGTTTGAGGGTTTTTCCATGTTTAAATATCGAAGTGCCGGTTAAAACGTGGGTCTATTTTATGGGTTTTCTTTTGGTTACAGGTAAGGCAAAGTGTTTGCAGGTTGCTGACATCGTTTGATCCGCCTTTGGCGAGGGGGATAATGTGGTCGATGCTGAGTTGGGTTTCTTGGTGAGTTTTGCCGCAACTTTGGCATTGATAGTTATTGCGTTGATAGACGTATTTTCTGACTTCTGGGGGGATGGGAATACGGGGAGTTTTGTTCATATTTTTAGGGGATTAATTTTCGTCTTTCATTAGCCGGCGGATATCGTCAAGGGGTGATTCGTTTTCGGGGGGTGCCGGTGTTCCTTCAATTTCTGGATTTTCTGGTTCGTTGGGAGAAAATTCTATGCTGTATTTAATTCTAATTGTACCTTCTTGCCATGCCTGAGATCCAATTCTTAAAACCTCGGCATTGACTCCTTTGGTAAACAACAAATAAGATTCATTATCATCATCTATCATCAGCCCCTCATCAACTAAGGCTTGGAGGTTACTTTTTTCATTATGTTTAATCACTTCTTGGAAGGAGGTTACAAGTTGTTCACTTGTTATTCCCCAACCCCCAACAAAACATATTACATCCCCATCGTCTAATTCCACCGGCCTAAATTCCTCACCCATCTTTTACCTCCCCCAACTATCTTTTTAGTCTACCATATTCTGCCACCCAACTCACCGGCTTTAAATAATTAACCGCAGATGAACGCAGATAAACGCGGATGAGCTATCTGCGTTCATTTACGTTTATCTACGGTTCTTTTAAACTCATCCTTGTTTAAATATCGAATTTTCTGGCTGCTGGGGAGATGAGGAGACGGGGAGTTTTCTTATTTAGCGGTATTTTTTTATTCTTTCATTAGCCGGCGGATGTCGTCTAGGGGTGATTCGTTTTCAGGGGGTGCCGGTGTTTCTTCCTCTTCCTCTGTTAAAAATTCAACTGTTACATTAAATCTTATTTTTCCCTTTTTCCAATTATCACCTACTCTTAGGATTTCACACTCCATGCCTTTATCAAAACAATGTTCGGACGCTTGTTCAGGAAACTCAGATATTAGCCGATCATAGTTGAGATAATATAAGAATTGTTCGCCTAAATCTCTATTTAATGCTTTTTTTAAAGCTGACTTAAATACGCTAACTTGCAACAAGTTGCCTGTTAGGGATAATACATCACGCTCGTTCAATTCCACCGGCCTAAATTCCTGAGCCATTTTTTACCTCTTTCCAACTATTTTTATAATCTACCATATTCTGCCACCCAACTCACCGGCTTTAAATAATTAACCGCAGATGAACGCAGATAAACGCAGATAAATGCAGATGATCTATCAGCCTTCATCTGTGGAGCAGGCATCTTGCCTGCTTTACATCTGCGGTTAATTTAAACTCTTTCTACTCTGCTTTTAAAACAACCACCGGCAACTGAAAACGATCTAAACTCATACTTTGCAAACAGCCATTAAAATCGCCAACTGCCTGATTATAAACCCCGATCACCCCTCCCACATTTGCTAAACGTTCCTCATTTTGCTGCAACAACTCCACAGCCTCTTTTTCCAGCGTTTTTTCTAAATGCGAACGAGCGCGATCATACTGTTGCAAAATTGAATCTTCCAAGTTTTTAACCAACGGCAAAACATGAATCTTCAAAGTCTGATAAAGTGCCTGCGGAAATGTACTTTGAATTGTCTGTTTTACCTTTGGTTCAAAATCCATTTTCATCAATTGTCGGATTCCTGGTTCTGCATCCACCATACTCCCACAATCATACGCCTGCGAGGTTTGCTGTAACACTTGACGAAACTGATAAATTGAAAATGTACCCTCATCATAAAAACGGGAACTTTCTCGCACATATCGGTCACATTCTGTGCTCGCAGCAGCACGAATTGTAAGCTGTACTTTTTCCTCTAAATCTTTAAAAGCTTTCTCAACTCCTGCATCACTTCCCATCAACCGGCACAACTCCCGATAATACTCAGATCGGCGTATTTGTTCCTGCAAATAAACAAACCAATTACCAATCGTTTTTTCCGATTCTGTCGCCAAAACTTCCTCTAATTCATTCGACAGAAAATAAAATGCTTCTACCAAAATTGCTAATAGTGGCGCAGTCGAATTTCGGGGATGTGCAAGAGTGGCGCGGCGGTATGCTTCCTCGACAGAAAAACTATTTAAAAGTTCATCTGTCCGCGATACCATTTTAACTTTCAATTTGCGGAAATCTTCGTCAAAAACCGGACATTGGTTTGTAATTACCTGATTGATTTCTTGACTGATATGCTCATGTAAACCGGCCCCAATTTTTCGCAATTCTTGATTTAAGTGTTCCAACCGCTGATTTTTAATTCCCTCAACTTCCTGCGGTTGACTTTCTAAATGGCGGTATTGTTCCAAATAATGGCGGCTCAAAGCTACACAAATTGGTTGTAAATCATTTGCCAGCGCTTCAAACAACTGCGGACGTTTTTCTTGAGTCAAATAACGGGTAATTGCTGAGCGAAATTCCTCAATCCCACTATCTTTAATTAACTGCTCCAACAAGGGAGAACCCCAATCGCTCAAAATGCGGATATAATTGTCATTGGAGCTTTCATAGCTATGAAGTGAAATCCGAAAATTGCTCGGTAGTTTGCCAGAACTTACGCAATATTGATTAAAGGCATAAACAAATTGTGGGGTTTCTTCTTGCCCATCCAAACCCTTGACACTGGATGCAAAAAGTGTATCTAAACCATAGCGATCCATAATGCCGTTTGTGCGTTGAATTTGACTGCCCCAAAAACCCAACAAACCACTGGTTTTATAGACTCGGTTGCTATCCCGAAATTGGGTGTTAATTAAGTCATCTAATCGCTGCCGTAATTGTCCATTATACCAGGTTTCATCAATGCGATTAAACACATAAAAAACTCGATCTCGAATGCCGGGATTTTGGCTAATTTTTTCGAGTAATTCTGTTTCTTCGGTTGTCATGTCGCCTTCGGATGCCGGTTTGAGCACACAAACGACTGCTGATGTTTCAGGATCTTCTATTTTCCGATAAGTTAATTCAGCATCTTTTTTCACCGGCGCATCAATTCCCGGCATATCAATCAAAACATTTCCATCTTTTAAAAGCGGGTGATTGCAATAATATTCAATTCGTTTCAACACCGCGCTATTGCTTCCCCGCCGCGCATACCCCGCCGCTTCTTTTAAGTTGGAAAAGTTAAACTGTTCCATCGAAAATGTGTTATTATTTGTCGGATGAATTCTCTCTTTGTTTGCCTCTAACCCTTCCACCAATAACATTAAAGCTTTCGCTTGTTTTGCTCGTTCTGATTTCGCTTCGCCGCCTTCTTTTTGAAGAATTTTTTCGCCAAACTCTCTCAAAAGTTTAATCACTTCAGGCTCATTAATTTTGACAAGTCCATTAATTTGCAAACGCTGACATAAAGCAACTGCTTGTTCTTGAATTTCGGCTAAACTTAAAAACGTCAAAACAACTCTTTCTTTCTCCGGTTCAGAATACTCTATATAACATTCTGTTCCCGTTGCGTGCCCTTCTGCACTATAAAGCAATTCTCGCCCCAACAATGCGTTAATCAGCATTGATTTACCGGCACTAAATGCACCCGCAAACACAATCTCAAATTTCGGAGAAATTGCTTTTTTCAGCGAAGCTTGAACCGAAGTGATGTTTTGTCCTTTTAAAGCCGATTCTTGTTTCAACAATTGCAGAATAGAATTAACCGTAGTTTCCAAATTTTGACAGGATGGCGAGAGTTGTGTAGTCATTTTTGGTAGTTCCTGAATAAGAAGCGAACAACCGCCGGCTTATTTGCTTAAACCGGCCAGTCTATTTCCCGATTATCTCACATCACCTACAACCCAAACCGGCAATTTTCCCGAAGCGAAGATGGGTTTTATTTTTCTCTCGCCAAAAAATAAAACCTTAGTAAAAACCCTGTCAATTTTACTTAGTTGAACGCTTCAAAACTTCCTTACGAATTGCCTCTAAATTAGCCCCCATTGCCCCTTGAAAAATATCATAAAATATGCCTTCAGGCGTGCCTTCTTTGGGTTTAACTTCCACCTCTTGCGTAATTAAAATTTTCGTTATTTCACCCCCAGGATAGTCAGAAACAGGCTCAATTTTCCATGAACCTTGAAGTTTACCTAAATCTCCCTCAATTAACCGAAAATCAATTTGCTTCTTATCAATCTCAGTATTCTCTGTACGAATGCGAGACTGTACATCCACTAAAACAATTTTCCGCTTACTAACTTGCTCAACAATTTTGCGGTTTCCATTGGTTTCTAACAACTTAGAAGAAATCACATTCGGCAAAAAAGTGTACAGATTATCATAATCTGTTAAAACATTCCAAACCGCCTCAGAAGTCGCCTCAACTAACACCTTTCCGACAAATTTTCCCTCAGCGCCGGTGACAACAGTTTTGCCTTCTCGTAAAGCAACTCTTTCCTCCACCGGCAAACGATCCACCGGCCCATCAAAAAGTTGCGCCTGTACCGGAGAGCCTGTTAAACTTACCATTAAACTCAGCGCAAATAAACCTGCAAAACTGAAACGATTTTTCATGCTTTTATCGAGAATTGCTCATCAAAAAATTATCCTAATAACTTACTACAAATCTAAGACTAATTGCAATCCCCGCTGCTTTTTAGCATTTTCTGGCAAAGGTTCTGGATTTTCTTGCACCGCCGAACAATACCGAGAATAAGAACAAGTTGAACAATGCTCACCCGGTGCCGGTTCCCACACACAATCCTCGCGCAATCTCAAAGCAAGTTCACTAATTGTTTCTTCTACCAATACCTTCTGATACTCACCACAATCAAAAGTAATTTTATCACCTGTTCGCAGATAAAGCAAACTAAGACACTTCAAACTTTTGCCATATTTTTTCTCCAAAGCCAAATAATATAACCCTAACTGTAAATCAACTTCCTCTGGCAAAAACTCCTTAACCTTCTTACTAGACTTATAATCAATCAACTCTAACCCATCCTCTAACCAATCAATGCGATCATAACGTCCCGACAGCGCAAACTCAATATTTGCTATTGCCAAATTAGCTTTAATTTGCCCCTCCACCGCCAGAGGTTTTCGCATTGCTGTTTCGGTAGCAATAAAAAAATCATAATAAAAATTGAGAATTTCTTCACCTTCTTGAACTTGAGCCGGTTTCAACTTTGAAGTGTGCTGACTCCAGCACTTTTCTATCCAACTTCTCGGCGGTTTTGGTTCTAAATAAGACCATTTCCAATAAATATCAGCCAAAGTGTTATGCAAAGCATTGCCTAAAGCATCCGCACCCCCAAAACTCTTAGGCTTTATTCCCCTTTCATAGCGGAAATAATAAGCTTGCGGACATTGTTGATAGGACTGCAATTTTGTCGCAGATAATTGATAAGCCATAATTTACAACCTCTGGAAAATTGACTTGCATTTCCTCACCCTCAGCTTAGCCAAAATTCGCCCAAATTTCCAAGCCAAAAATATTGTCTTATTTCCCCAAATCTTCAACCCCAGCAAGCGCAAGAATTCGCTGCCAATGTGCCTCAGAAACCGCTACCACCGAAAGACGCGATAACCGAATTAAATCAAAACCCTCAAAATCCTTATCAGCCTTAATTTCTGCCAAAGTCACAAATTTTTTTACTCGCCGCACAGCACGCACATCTACCACAACACGCTTAGGATCATTTAAGGCTGGATCGGGGTAAGCTTCGCTCATTATTTCCGCAATTCCTACAACTTGTCTTTGTTTGCCGGTATGGTAAAATAACGCTAAATCACCAGGCATCATAGAACGCATATTTTTGAGAGCTAAAGCATTATTAACTCCATTCCAAACTGCCTTAGTTTCCTGAACTAAATCTGTATAAGAATACTCATCAGGTTCGCTTTTTAACAACCAATAATTCATAGTAGTGATGAAGGTTTGGGGATTGGGGAAAAGGCAAAAAACATCAAGTCAAACTCCAAAGCAGTTACTAAAACTGTAACCTATCGAACCTACAGGATTAAGCAGTGCCACAGTAGAACCATACAACAAAAAGCATCTGTAAGAGTGGCGCGGGCATCTTGCCAGCGATTGCTGATTACCGCCGCAGGCGAGACACCGGCACCACTGAGATGCAAAAATTATTGAGTGAGGAGAAAATTATCCATGTCTGTAAATCTTGCAAGCTTAAGCAAAATTAGCTCTCGAACCGTCCTGCAAGTTTTGCCCATAGCCTTGAGTTTGCTAAGCTTGAGTTTAACATTGCCAGTATTGGCTCAACAGCGAAACCCACAAGAGCAAAATCAAATTATCCAAGGAGTACCCGTGCGAACCTTAACAGTAACCGGCAGAGGTGTAGAATTAATCCCGACAACCATCACCCAAGTGCGCTTAGGCGTAGAAGTTCAGGCAAAAACAGCCCAAGAAGCACAACAAGAAGCCGCCAAACGTTCAACAGCCGTCGTGACATTATTAAAATCGCGGAATGTGGAAAAATTGGAAACCACCGGCATTAATTTAAACCCAATTTATAGCTATGAAAATAACACCCAAAAACTCACCGGCTATAGTGCCACAAATACCGTTAGTTTTCGTATTCCCACCGGCAACGCAGGAAACCTATTAGACGAAGCCGTAAAAGCCGGTGCAACACGCATTGATGGAGTAAGTTTTATAGCTTCA
Proteins encoded in this region:
- a CDS encoding HNH endonuclease, with the protein product MNKTPRIPIPPEVRKYVYQRNNYQCQSCGKTHQETQLSIDHIIPLAKGGSNDVSNLQTLCLTCNQKKTHKIDPRFNRHFDI
- a CDS encoding KGK domain-containing protein, whose translation is MGEEFRPVELDDGDVICFVGGWGITSEQLVTSFQEVIKHNEKSNLQALVDEGLMIDDDNESYLLFTKGVNAEVLRIGSQAWQEGTIRIKYSIEFSPNEPENPEIEGTPAPPENESPLDDIRRLMKDEN
- a CDS encoding KGK domain-containing protein, with the protein product MAQEFRPVELNERDVLSLTGNLLQVSVFKSALKKALNRDLGEQFLYYLNYDRLISEFPEQASEHCFDKGMECEILRVGDNWKKGKIRFNVTVEFLTEEEEETPAPPENESPLDDIRRLMKE
- a CDS encoding dynamin-like GTPase family protein, with translation MTTQLSPSCQNLETTVNSILQLLKQESALKGQNITSVQASLKKAISPKFEIVFAGAFSAGKSMLINALLGRELLYSAEGHATGTECYIEYSEPEKERVVLTFLSLAEIQEQAVALCQRLQINGLVKINEPEVIKLLREFGEKILQKEGGEAKSERAKQAKALMLLVEGLEANKERIHPTNNNTFSMEQFNFSNLKEAAGYARRGSNSAVLKRIEYYCNHPLLKDGNVLIDMPGIDAPVKKDAELTYRKIEDPETSAVVCVLKPASEGDMTTEETELLEKISQNPGIRDRVFYVFNRIDETWYNGQLRQRLDDLINTQFRDSNRVYKTSGLLGFWGSQIQRTNGIMDRYGLDTLFASSVKGLDGQEETPQFVYAFNQYCVSSGKLPSNFRISLHSYESSNDNYIRILSDWGSPLLEQLIKDSGIEEFRSAITRYLTQEKRPQLFEALANDLQPICVALSRHYLEQYRHLESQPQEVEGIKNQRLEHLNQELRKIGAGLHEHISQEINQVITNQCPVFDEDFRKLKVKMVSRTDELLNSFSVEEAYRRATLAHPRNSTAPLLAILVEAFYFLSNELEEVLATESEKTIGNWFVYLQEQIRRSEYYRELCRLMGSDAGVEKAFKDLEEKVQLTIRAAASTECDRYVRESSRFYDEGTFSIYQFRQVLQQTSQAYDCGSMVDAEPGIRQLMKMDFEPKVKQTIQSTFPQALYQTLKIHVLPLVKNLEDSILQQYDRARSHLEKTLEKEAVELLQQNEERLANVGGVIGVYNQAVGDFNGCLQSMSLDRFQLPVVVLKAE
- a CDS encoding SRPBCC family protein; amino-acid sequence: MKNRFSFAGLFALSLMVSLTGSPVQAQLFDGPVDRLPVEERVALREGKTVVTGAEGKFVGKVLVEATSEAVWNVLTDYDNLYTFLPNVISSKLLETNGNRKIVEQVSKRKIVLVDVQSRIRTENTEIDKKQIDFRLIEGDLGKLQGSWKIEPVSDYPGGEITKILITQEVEVKPKEGTPEGIFYDIFQGAMGANLEAIRKEVLKRSTK
- a CDS encoding PD-(D/E)XK nuclease family protein — protein: MAYQLSATKLQSYQQCPQAYYFRYERGIKPKSFGGADALGNALHNTLADIYWKWSYLEPKPPRSWIEKCWSQHTSKLKPAQVQEGEEILNFYYDFFIATETAMRKPLAVEGQIKANLAIANIEFALSGRYDRIDWLEDGLELIDYKSSKKVKEFLPEEVDLQLGLYYLALEKKYGKSLKCLSLLYLRTGDKITFDCGEYQKVLVEETISELALRLREDCVWEPAPGEHCSTCSYSRYCSAVQENPEPLPENAKKQRGLQLVLDL
- a CDS encoding EVE domain-containing protein; the encoded protein is MNYWLLKSEPDEYSYTDLVQETKAVWNGVNNALALKNMRSMMPGDLALFYHTGKQRQVVGIAEIMSEAYPDPALNDPKRVVVDVRAVRRVKKFVTLAEIKADKDFEGFDLIRLSRLSVVAVSEAHWQRILALAGVEDLGK
- a CDS encoding SIMPL domain-containing protein, coding for MSVNLASLSKISSRTVLQVLPIALSLLSLSLTLPVLAQQRNPQEQNQIIQGVPVRTLTVTGRGVELIPTTITQVRLGVEVQAKTAQEAQQEAAKRSTAVVTLLKSRNVEKLETTGINLNPIYSYENNTQKLTGYSATNTVSFRIPTGNAGNLLDEAVKAGATRIDGVSFIASDSAISTAQQQALKEATQDAQKQADAVLSALNLRAGEVIGIQINGAYAPPPVPVPMPKFADARAEMAASTPIEGGEQQVEASVTLQIRY